Proteins from a genomic interval of Thermoanaerobacterium thermosaccharolyticum DSM 571:
- a CDS encoding ThuA domain-containing protein, with amino-acid sequence MKEIVAILGDFYHNEEIIKRSLHRAINNLGSVNLRFIDIDELQKELESKPDCIVLFKENRLNPQSESVDLWMTEEIEKKIVNYVKDGGSLFAWHSGLSSYPEDGEYNKMLKGYFLHHPEKNDVVQYAPQKDMLGEFESAIEPFEFVDEHYFVKCEENDTNVFLRSFSKDGQSIAGWYHHFGKGKVCCLTPAHREDGLLNESFLKTLHECVNWCIK; translated from the coding sequence GTGAAAGAGATAGTTGCGATTTTAGGTGATTTCTACCACAATGAGGAAATTATAAAAAGATCTCTACATAGAGCTATAAATAATCTTGGCAGTGTAAATCTTAGATTTATAGACATTGATGAGTTACAAAAGGAATTAGAATCAAAACCTGATTGTATAGTATTATTTAAAGAAAATAGATTAAATCCGCAATCGGAGAGTGTTGACCTCTGGATGACAGAAGAGATAGAGAAGAAAATAGTAAACTACGTAAAAGACGGCGGAAGCTTATTTGCATGGCATTCTGGTCTATCATCATATCCAGAAGATGGAGAATATAATAAAATGCTAAAGGGATATTTTTTACATCATCCTGAAAAAAACGATGTTGTACAGTACGCACCGCAAAAAGATATGCTAGGGGAATTTGAAAGTGCCATCGAGCCATTTGAGTTTGTTGATGAACATTATTTTGTCAAATGCGAAGAAAATGATACAAATGTATTTTTGCGTTCCTTCTCTAAAGACGGACAATCCATAGCAGGATGGTATCATCACTTTGGGAAAGGCAAAGTATGCTGCTTGACTCCTGCCCACAGGGAAGATGGACTGTTAAACGAGTCGTTTTTGAAGACGTTACATGAATGCGTAAATTGGTGTATAAAATAG
- a CDS encoding SDR family oxidoreductase: MNILITGANRGLGRHLVEKALLNNHKVYAGIRKINDVSSELKALKDRYEKKINLIGLDVSDEESIKRAAIHVSKEEDSLDVIVNNAGILKGRGKEIEDLDYTDLEDTLKINLMGPMMVVKYFLPLLKKGRDKVIINISSEAGSFANAYGGDYPYAVSKAALNFFTAQLKDAMKDYKGRVYAVHPGWMKTDMGGTSAPLSPEISAEGIMKIIEGDIKVDDNQFFIDFKGQPMKL; encoded by the coding sequence ATGAACATATTGATAACAGGTGCTAATAGAGGACTTGGAAGACACTTAGTCGAAAAAGCACTTTTAAATAATCATAAAGTATATGCAGGAATTCGAAAAATCAATGATGTTTCATCCGAATTAAAAGCTTTAAAGGATAGATATGAAAAAAAGATTAACTTAATAGGATTGGATGTAAGTGATGAAGAATCTATAAAAAGAGCAGCTATACATGTAAGCAAAGAAGAGGATTCTTTAGATGTTATAGTAAACAATGCAGGTATATTAAAGGGAAGAGGAAAAGAAATAGAAGATTTAGATTATACTGATTTAGAAGATACACTTAAAATCAACTTGATGGGTCCAATGATGGTTGTAAAATATTTTCTGCCGTTATTAAAAAAGGGCAGAGATAAGGTGATAATTAATATATCCTCGGAAGCTGGAAGTTTTGCAAATGCTTATGGTGGTGATTATCCGTATGCTGTATCAAAGGCAGCACTAAATTTCTTTACGGCACAGCTAAAAGATGCCATGAAGGACTACAAAGGGAGAGTTTACGCCGTACATCCTGGATGGATGAAGACAGACATGGGCGGAACATCAGCTCCGTTAAGTCCTGAAATTTCTGCAGAAGGAATCATGAAGATTATAGAAGGAGACATTAAAGTTGATGACAACCAGTTTTTTATAGATTTTAAAGGACAACCGATGAAATTATAA
- a CDS encoding VOC family protein, whose product MDKNLLGTNIVTQIGIIVKDIEKASQAFADFFGVEKPKWNWTDGYDKSHAEFNGKPSDARAKLAFFDMGQVQIELIEPDENISTWREFLDKHGEGVHHIAFQVKDMDEKIEALEKNGMPLVQKGDYEGGRYAYIDTFSKLKVIIELLENF is encoded by the coding sequence ATGGATAAGAATTTATTAGGCACTAATATCGTCACACAGATAGGCATAATAGTAAAAGACATTGAGAAAGCATCACAGGCTTTTGCAGACTTTTTTGGAGTGGAAAAGCCTAAGTGGAATTGGACAGATGGTTATGATAAGTCACACGCAGAATTTAATGGGAAACCATCTGATGCCCGTGCAAAGCTTGCCTTTTTTGATATGGGACAAGTTCAAATAGAGCTTATTGAGCCAGATGAAAACATAAGCACTTGGAGGGAGTTTTTGGATAAACACGGGGAAGGTGTACATCACATAGCGTTTCAAGTAAAGGACATGGATGAAAAGATAGAAGCTTTAGAGAAAAATGGAATGCCTTTAGTCCAAAAAGGCGATTACGAAGGTGGAAGATATGCTTACATAGATACTTTTTCGAAGTTAAAGGTAATTATAGAGCTTTTAGAGAATTTTTAA
- a CDS encoding anaerobic ribonucleoside-triphosphate reductase activating protein: MIYDYMMVSLADYPGKVASTVFTSGCNFTCPYCHNSQLIDLQKPIKSEEEFIDYLKKRKNLIDGVCITGGEPTLWKDLKNFIKTIRDLGFSVKLDTNGSRPNVIEDLLNDNLLDYIAMDVKAPKNKYGLFVKNNEDIGRIVKSIDLIKNCGIDYEFRTTVNKKLLSTDDFLSIANMISVCKRYVLQRYKYSEGVLNKDLCGEEQCDIEYLLMIKEMINDKIEEILIR; encoded by the coding sequence ATGATATATGATTACATGATGGTGTCGTTGGCAGATTATCCTGGAAAGGTTGCATCTACTGTTTTTACAAGTGGATGCAACTTTACATGTCCTTACTGCCACAACAGCCAATTGATTGATTTGCAGAAACCTATAAAAAGTGAAGAAGAATTTATAGATTATCTAAAGAAAAGAAAAAATCTCATAGATGGCGTTTGCATAACAGGCGGAGAGCCTACACTTTGGAAAGACTTGAAAAACTTCATTAAAACAATAAGAGATTTAGGATTCAGCGTCAAGCTAGACACAAATGGCTCCAGGCCTAATGTAATAGAAGATTTGCTGAATGATAATCTTTTGGACTACATTGCTATGGATGTAAAAGCACCTAAAAATAAATACGGTTTATTCGTAAAAAACAATGAAGATATAGGGAGAATTGTAAAAAGCATTGATTTAATTAAAAACTGTGGAATAGATTATGAATTCAGGACGACTGTAAATAAAAAATTGCTTTCTACAGATGATTTTTTATCTATAGCAAATATGATATCTGTTTGCAAAAGATATGTACTACAAAGATACAAATACTCAGAAGGCGTATTAAATAAGGATTTGTGCGGTGAAGAGCAGTGCGACATTGAATATTTGTTGATGATAAAAGAGATGATAAATGATAAAATCGAAGAAATACTGATAAGATAG
- a CDS encoding ribonucleoside triphosphate reductase — MENAMKVIKRNGMEEEFNKEKIANAIYKAFEAVDEGEYNDALKIADEVTKYIEENFDGYANVEQIQDIVEQFLIRGGFAKAAKAYILYRKQHQDMREFKNMFMDIEKMVDEYIGKLDWRVNENSNMSYSLQGLNNHIASTITANYWLNKIYPKEVRDAHVNGDLHIHDLSLLSVYCCGWDLKDLLISGFTGVEGKVQSRPPKHFRSALGQIVNFFYTLQGEAAGAQAFSNFDTYLAPFIYYDKLSYKEVKQSLQEFIFNINVPTRVGFQTPFTNITMDLVVPDILADEPVIIGGKAMNRSYKEFQKEMDMLNMAFAEVMMEGDANGRIFTFPIPTYNITKDFDWESPVIDKIMEMTAKYGLPYFSNFVNSDLNPEDARSMCCRLRLDNRELRKRGGGLFGANPLTGSIGVVTINMPRIGYLSNSKEEFFERLGKQMDIARKSLEIKRKVLENMTEMGLYPYSKFYLRDIKKRFGSYWQNHFNTIGLIGMNEALLNFMGCGITSEKGRNFAIEVLDFMRNRLEDYQIESNYLYNLEASPAEGASYRLAKKDKEFYKDIITAGGDVPYYTNSTQLPVDFTDDIFTALDLQDELQTKYTGGTVFHGFLGESISDPDTCKALVKKIAYNYRLPYYTITPTFSICDNHGYISGEHFNCPQCGNECEVYSRVVGYYRPLQNWNEGKREEFSDRKEFAI, encoded by the coding sequence TTGGAAAACGCAATGAAGGTTATTAAAAGAAATGGTATGGAAGAAGAATTCAACAAGGAAAAGATTGCAAATGCTATATACAAGGCGTTTGAAGCAGTCGATGAAGGAGAATACAATGATGCCTTAAAGATAGCGGATGAAGTCACAAAATACATAGAAGAAAATTTTGATGGATATGCAAATGTAGAACAGATTCAGGACATAGTTGAGCAGTTTTTGATAAGAGGTGGCTTTGCAAAAGCTGCAAAAGCATATATCTTATACAGAAAACAGCATCAAGATATGAGAGAATTTAAAAACATGTTTATGGATATTGAAAAGATGGTTGATGAATACATAGGGAAATTGGACTGGAGAGTAAATGAAAACAGCAACATGAGTTACTCGCTTCAAGGGTTAAATAACCATATAGCAAGCACGATTACAGCAAATTACTGGTTGAATAAGATATATCCAAAAGAAGTAAGAGATGCCCATGTAAATGGTGATTTGCATATCCACGATTTAAGCCTTTTATCAGTGTACTGCTGCGGATGGGATTTAAAAGATTTGCTTATTTCGGGATTTACCGGCGTAGAGGGAAAAGTGCAAAGTAGACCTCCAAAGCATTTTAGGTCGGCTTTAGGACAGATAGTGAACTTCTTCTATACACTTCAAGGTGAAGCTGCAGGTGCACAGGCATTTTCTAATTTTGACACTTATTTGGCACCGTTTATATATTATGACAAGCTGTCGTATAAAGAAGTAAAGCAGTCATTACAGGAATTTATTTTTAACATAAATGTTCCAACAAGAGTAGGGTTTCAAACACCATTTACAAATATAACGATGGATTTGGTTGTTCCTGATATATTGGCTGATGAACCTGTCATAATAGGCGGCAAAGCCATGAATAGATCGTATAAAGAATTTCAGAAGGAAATGGATATGCTTAATATGGCATTTGCTGAGGTCATGATGGAAGGGGACGCAAATGGAAGGATATTTACTTTCCCTATACCAACTTACAATATAACGAAAGATTTTGATTGGGAGAGCCCTGTTATAGATAAAATTATGGAGATGACTGCAAAATACGGCCTTCCATATTTCAGCAATTTTGTCAACAGTGATCTAAACCCAGAAGATGCAAGATCAATGTGTTGTCGTTTAAGGCTTGATAATAGAGAGCTTAGAAAGCGTGGAGGCGGTCTTTTTGGAGCAAATCCACTTACAGGATCAATTGGCGTCGTAACGATAAACATGCCAAGAATTGGGTATTTATCAAATTCAAAAGAAGAGTTCTTTGAAAGATTAGGAAAACAGATGGATATAGCGAGAAAGAGCCTTGAGATAAAAAGAAAAGTGCTGGAGAATATGACTGAAATGGGATTATATCCATACTCAAAGTTTTACTTGAGGGATATAAAAAAGAGGTTTGGCTCATACTGGCAAAACCATTTTAATACAATAGGATTAATTGGCATGAATGAAGCACTTTTAAATTTCATGGGATGTGGTATTACAAGTGAAAAAGGCAGAAATTTTGCTATAGAAGTTTTGGATTTTATGAGAAATAGATTAGAAGACTATCAGATAGAGTCAAATTACCTTTATAACCTTGAAGCATCACCTGCTGAAGGTGCGTCGTACAGACTGGCGAAAAAAGACAAAGAGTTTTATAAAGACATCATCACTGCAGGAGGAGATGTGCCGTATTACACAAATTCTACACAGCTTCCTGTCGACTTTACAGATGACATATTTACGGCTCTTGATTTGCAGGATGAGCTTCAGACAAAATACACAGGTGGAACTGTGTTTCATGGTTTTTTAGGTGAAAGCATAAGCGATCCCGATACATGCAAAGCATTGGTGAAAAAGATAGCATACAACTATAGGCTTCCTTATTATACCATTACGCCTACATTCTCCATATGCGACAACCATGGCTATATATCAGGAGAACATTTTAACTGTCCGCAATGTGGCAATGAATGCGAAGTATACAGCAGGGTTGTGGGATATTACAGACCGCTTCAAAACTGGAATGAAGGCAAAAGAGAAGAGTTTTCTGATAGGAAGGAATTCGCAATATGA